Within the Ochrobactrum vermis genome, the region ATCGGCGCAATGAATTTCTGGCCACCAAAGCCGGGATTGACGGTCATGACGAGAACGAGATCGACATCTTCGATAACATTCGTCAGTGCCTCGGCGGGTGTTGCCGGGTTAAGCGCCAGACCGGCCTTCTTGCCCAGGGCGCGGATCGATTGCAGTGAACGATGCGTGTGCGGACCAGCCTCGGCGTGAATTGTGATGAGATCGCAGCCTGCGTCGGCAAACGGCTCCAGATATGGGTCGCAGGGCGCAATCATCAAATGCGCATCGAAGAATGCCTTAGTGCGCGGGCGGATCGCCTTCACCACCTGCGGGCCGAAAGTGATGTTCGGCACAAAATGCCCGTCCATGACGTCGATATGCACCCAATCGGCACCGGCTTCCAGCACGGCATCGACTTCTTCGCCAAGACGGGCGAAATCGGCGGACAGAATGGACGGGGCAATGGCGATGGGGCGCATGATGATAGTCTCCTTGGCGGCGTGGCTTGCCCGTATCATATGAACAGCAAAAATCCTATCCCCAGCGCTTGTGGAACCACATCCACTGGCCGGGATATTCGCGGACCCATGTCTCGACGGTGTCATTCAGAAACTGCGCAGTGGCGTCGATATCGATCTGGCCTTTGTCGTCGCGCGGCAGTTCCATGCGCTCATGGAGTTCGAGACGGTAGCGCCCGCCGGGCAGGCGGATACAGCGCGCCGGATAGACATCGCAATCATACTGGCGTGCAAGCTTGGCCAGCAACGGATTGGTTTTCACCGGACGATTGAAGAATGTTGATGGTACGCCGCGTGAGAACTTCTGGTCGACGAGCATGCCGACATTGCCGCCATCGCCCAGAATACCCGCCAGCGCCCAGGCAGCACCCGCCTTGGAAGGCACGAGATGGCCCATATTGGTATGGCGAGCCTTCAGAACCTTGTTGGCGATATAGGGATTGTTCGGCGGGCGAAACAGCGCGGTGACATTCAGGCCGAATGTGGCCGCGCAAATCGGCAACAACTCGAAATTGCCGGTATGGGCGGTGAAGAAGATATGCGGCTTCTTCTCGTCGCGCAGGCGTTCGAAGATCGGAATACCTTCCACTTCGACAAGCCCCGGCTTTGTGGCATGGGGATCGAAGTCAAAGATGGCATCGAGGAAAATATACTCTGCCAGAAGACGCGCCATGGAATCCCACATGTCGCGTGCGATCTCTTCGATTTCGGCATCGCTCTTCTCGGGATAGGCCTTGCGCAGATTGTCGGTTGCAACCTTGTGGCGCGGCGTCAGTGGCCCGATGAGACGGGCCACCTTGGCCGAAAAGCTGATGGCAGCCTTCGCCGGAAACAGACGCAACAGGCCAAGCAGCAGAAATACGGCCTGAGCCCAGAGCCAGTAATTGAACTGCTTCAGCTTGCGCGACCAGCGGAAGAGCAGGAGTTTCAGCTTGAACATCATGGAGGTGACAGGCTCATTCGATCTCTAGAATGATCTTGCCGAAGACGTCGCGGCCTTCCATGCGCTTGAGCGCGGTATCGATATCGTTGAAGCCGACCACCGTGTCGATGACCGGATGCACGATGCCGCGCGCCATTTTCTGCATGGCATCGGCCATGTTTTCCATGCGGCAGCCAAACGAACCCAAAATCTTGAGCTGCTGCTGGAAGAGCTGCATCAGGTTCATGTTGGTCGAAACGCCCGAGGTCGAGCCGCAGGTGACAAGACGCGCGCCGCGCTTCATGCAGAGCATCGAACCGGCCCAGGTATCTGCGCCGACATGTTCGAAGACGACATCGACGCCCTTCTTCTTGGTCAGCTTGCGCACGACGCCTTCGAAGCGGTCTTCGCGATAGTTGATGACGTGATCAGCGCCGAGTGCCTTGGCCTTCTCGATCTTGTCGTCAGAACCGACAGTGGTGATGACCGTGCAGCCCATTTTCTTGGCAAGCTGGATAGCCGCCGAGCCGATGCCCGAACCACCAGCCTGAACGAGAACGGTTTCACCCGGTTCCAGCTTGGCGTTGTCGAACAGCATATGCTCGACCGTGCCGAAGGTTACGGGAGCGACGGCAGCACCGATGGCGTCTACGCCGGGAGGTGCCGGAACGAGCAGGCGCGCCGGAAGGTTGACGGCTTCACAGGCAAAACCGTCGAGGTGGAAACCATGCACGCCGCCGACATGTTCGCACAAATTGTCACGGCCTTCGCGGCAGGCGCGGCAAAGTCCGCATGTGCGCGCACCGTAGATCGAAACGAGCTGGCCGGGCAGCAGATTGGAGACGCCGGGGCCAACGGCATCCACAACGCCGGATGCTTCCGCGCCGATCACCAGCGGCATTTTGCGCTTGGCGAAAGCCATGCCGCGCCAGCCCCATACGTCGATATGGTTCAGCGCGACGGCCTTGATGCGTACTGTTACCTCGCCAATACCGGGAGCGGGCGGAGGGGTGATATCGGTGATTTCAAGGCGGCGATCATCGAGAAGCTGCAAGGCGCGCATGGGCTGTTCCTTTCATGGCATGATCCCGGAGAGCTTCCGCCTTCCGGGATCATCAGGAATTTAAGTTCGTTGCCGGACGGATTAATTCGGATTTGCCGCCAAAACAAGGCTCGTATTCTGCCCGCCGAAACCGAACGAGTTGGAAAGCACAGCAGAAACCTCGGCCTGGCGCTTCACATTCGGCACAACGTCCAGCGGAATAGCCGGGTCCGGATTGTCGTAATTGATGGTCGGCGGCAGCGTTCCCGTCTGGATCGTGAGCAGCGAGAACACAGCTTCAATCGCACCGGCTGCGGTCAGCGTATGGCCAATCATCGACTTGTTGGAGGATACCGGAATGGATTCGATGCGGTCACCAAATACCGACGAAAGCGCCAGATATTCCATCTTGTCGTTTTCCGGCGTCGAGGTGCCGTGCGCGTTGACGTAGGAGATCTGGTCTTCGGTCAGGCCCGCATCGGCAAGCGCTGCGCGCACCGTGCCGATGGCAGGCGAGGCGTCGGGCTTGGAACGGGTGCGGTGGAAGTCATCGGCCTTTTCACCGCAACCGGCCAGAATGCCGAGAACATTTGCGCCACGGGCAATAGCGCTTTCGAGCGATTCCATCACCAGTGCGCCTGACCCTTCCGACATGGCAAAGCCGTCGCGGTCCTTGGAGAACGGCTTTGATGCCTTTTCCGGCTTATCATTCTGGGTGGAAAGGGCGGACAGCAGCGAGAAGCGGATCAGGGCTTCGGCAGAGACGGACCCATCGGTTCCGATGGAAAGAACCCGGTCACTTTCGCCGCGACGAATGGCTTCGACACCGAGCTGGATCGCCGTCGCACCGGAAGCGCAAGCCGTCGACAATGTGATCGGCAGGCCGCGCGTGCCGAAAGCTTCCGACAGGCGTTCGGCGATATAGCCGAACTGGGTCGTGTTGAAGAGGGCATCCTGACGTGCGCGGCGGCAGGCTTCAAGCAGAAGCTGATAGCTTGCAGGACCTTCGTTCTTCACTGTGGCATCAAGCGCAAACCGGCTTTTCCAGTCGAGTTCGACCGGGGGAGCTGCCAGAAAAAGCGGACCGCCGAAATCGGTCGAGGAAAGGCCGGACTGGGCGAGGGCTTCTTCGCCAGCAAGCCGGGCCAGCGCTTCGGAGAGTGCCGATGCACCTACATCGCTTTCCGGCAGGAAATCGACTGTTCCGGAGAAACGCGTATTGAGATTGTCGGTTGGGAAGCGGGTGATGGCATGGATGCCCGATTTCCCGCTAGTCAATGCAGCCCAGTTGTCTTCCTTGCCCTGGCCGAGCGAGGAAACCACACCGGCGCCAGTAATGGCGACAATGGGACGGCCGAGATGGTCTGTATATTTCGTCATCTTATACTCTCACCAGCTTTGCTGCACCTTCGGCACGAGTCGCTCCGACGATCGTGACGATTGCTTCGCTGATCGGGCCACCGGCATCTTTTTCGGATGCATCCAGCGGCACGAAAGCCTCGCCCTTCCAGACGGATATGGCTGCAAGTGCCAATGCCAGCGGGAACTGCGCTTCGCGCAAATGACCGGTCAGACCGGAAATGCCGCGATAAGCCGCTGACAGAGCGTCGAGCGTGGCTTTTTCTGCGTCGGTTGCTTCATGGGCACCGGAAGCGCCGGAGACGACATAGGATGGGTCCTTGCCACTATTGGCTGCAAGGATGAGTTCGCGGATGGTGTTGGCGAGGTCGGCGCTTTCGCGCCGGATCTGCGCACTTTCGATGCCGGTCACTTCCGCATAGGCGCGCGCGCCGCGCTTGGCCGCATGGTCAGCACTTTCCAGAACAAGGAATACGCCGCCAGAACCGGAAATCATGCCGCCGCCTGCCGAACCGTCACGCTGCCAGAGCCCAGCCCAGCCGTCATGCTTGAGCAGTCCGCCAAGCTCGTGGCCGAGAATCATATCGAAATGTTCGGAATTATAGGAACCGCCGACCAGCGCATGGGTGCTTTGGCCGGTGCGGATGCGTGCGGCTGCGGTTTCGATAGCCGAAAGGCCGGAACCTTCTTCGCCCATGAAGGTGCGGGAAGAACCGGTTACCTTGTGCACGATCGAAATATTGCCTGCGAGCAGGTTGGAAAGCTGGGCCAGAAACAGTGTAGGCCGAAGTTCGGTCGAGAGTTTCTCGTTCAGCATGACGCCGCGATCGTTGCGGGTGCGGCCTTCATCGAGAATCTGCATATCGACTGTGATATCGCGCTCGCCGCCACCGGCTCCCACGACCATATCCATGGTCGCGCAAAGCGCCTCGTCATCCTTCATGCCTGCATCTTGAAGTGCAAGCCCTGCAGCGTAAGTACCGAGGCGCTGCCAGGTTTCCATCTGGCGCTGATCGCCGCGCTTTGGAATTTGCAGGCTCCAGTCCACTTCGCCCAGTGGATGAACAGTGTAGGGCGCAAAGGCTTCTTTTTCGAGGCGCGGTTCAGTGCCAGCCTTCGAGAAAGCGTTCCAATGCACATCAACTCCTTCGCCAAGCGAGGAGATGATGCCGATACCGG harbors:
- the rpe gene encoding ribulose-phosphate 3-epimerase, with product MRPIAIAPSILSADFARLGEEVDAVLEAGADWVHIDVMDGHFVPNITFGPQVVKAIRPRTKAFFDAHLMIAPCDPYLEPFADAGCDLITIHAEAGPHTHRSLQSIRALGKKAGLALNPATPAEALTNVIEDVDLVLVMTVNPGFGGQKFIAPMLDKIKRVREMVGDRPIDIEVDGGITPETAGSVVAAGANILVAGSAVYKGNSVESYRANIDAIRAAAEAARKN
- a CDS encoding lipid A biosynthesis lauroyl acyltransferase — translated: MMFKLKLLLFRWSRKLKQFNYWLWAQAVFLLLGLLRLFPAKAAISFSAKVARLIGPLTPRHKVATDNLRKAYPEKSDAEIEEIARDMWDSMARLLAEYIFLDAIFDFDPHATKPGLVEVEGIPIFERLRDEKKPHIFFTAHTGNFELLPICAATFGLNVTALFRPPNNPYIANKVLKARHTNMGHLVPSKAGAAWALAGILGDGGNVGMLVDQKFSRGVPSTFFNRPVKTNPLLAKLARQYDCDVYPARCIRLPGGRYRLELHERMELPRDDKGQIDIDATAQFLNDTVETWVREYPGQWMWFHKRWG
- a CDS encoding zinc-binding dehydrogenase; translated protein: MRALQLLDDRRLEITDITPPPAPGIGEVTVRIKAVALNHIDVWGWRGMAFAKRKMPLVIGAEASGVVDAVGPGVSNLLPGQLVSIYGARTCGLCRACREGRDNLCEHVGGVHGFHLDGFACEAVNLPARLLVPAPPGVDAIGAAVAPVTFGTVEHMLFDNAKLEPGETVLVQAGGSGIGSAAIQLAKKMGCTVITTVGSDDKIEKAKALGADHVINYREDRFEGVVRKLTKKKGVDVVFEHVGADTWAGSMLCMKRGARLVTCGSTSGVSTNMNLMQLFQQQLKILGSFGCRMENMADAMQKMARGIVHPVIDTVVGFNDIDTALKRMEGRDVFGKIILEIE
- a CDS encoding beta-ketoacyl-ACP synthase, translating into MTKYTDHLGRPIVAITGAGVVSSLGQGKEDNWAALTSGKSGIHAITRFPTDNLNTRFSGTVDFLPESDVGASALSEALARLAGEEALAQSGLSSTDFGGPLFLAAPPVELDWKSRFALDATVKNEGPASYQLLLEACRRARQDALFNTTQFGYIAERLSEAFGTRGLPITLSTACASGATAIQLGVEAIRRGESDRVLSIGTDGSVSAEALIRFSLLSALSTQNDKPEKASKPFSKDRDGFAMSEGSGALVMESLESAIARGANVLGILAGCGEKADDFHRTRSKPDASPAIGTVRAALADAGLTEDQISYVNAHGTSTPENDKMEYLALSSVFGDRIESIPVSSNKSMIGHTLTAAGAIEAVFSLLTIQTGTLPPTINYDNPDPAIPLDVVPNVKRQAEVSAVLSNSFGFGGQNTSLVLAANPN
- a CDS encoding beta-ketoacyl-ACP synthase, with protein sequence MQNNKVVITGIGIISSLGEGVDVHWNAFSKAGTEPRLEKEAFAPYTVHPLGEVDWSLQIPKRGDQRQMETWQRLGTYAAGLALQDAGMKDDEALCATMDMVVGAGGGERDITVDMQILDEGRTRNDRGVMLNEKLSTELRPTLFLAQLSNLLAGNISIVHKVTGSSRTFMGEEGSGLSAIETAAARIRTGQSTHALVGGSYNSEHFDMILGHELGGLLKHDGWAGLWQRDGSAGGGMISGSGGVFLVLESADHAAKRGARAYAEVTGIESAQIRRESADLANTIRELILAANSGKDPSYVVSGASGAHEATDAEKATLDALSAAYRGISGLTGHLREAQFPLALALAAISVWKGEAFVPLDASEKDAGGPISEAIVTIVGATRAEGAAKLVRV